GTTTAATATCCAGCGGAGCAAAAGAAATCGATGCACGCGACTGTATTGCGTTTCTCTAATTGCGCAACGCAAGGTTACCTAGGCTTTTATAATGTGCGACTCGAGCGGCAGATCCAGACAGCGCATGTTGATAGACAAAACCAGCGACTCGCTCGCGGCTTTGGATAAGTGCTGTGCACAACACAACTTCTTGCATCTCCGTTACTGGATCTTCAGCTTTTTTTTACGCCAAGCTGCGGATAAACAGGAATGGATCACGTTGTCGGCACACCagcgcagctcgctgcgcttgggcCGCCGTACAAACTTCTTGTTGCTCGACTATCGGTAATCTAAGCAACACATAGCCTCACTACACTTGTAAGATATATTTTAGTCCGCAGCTAGTATCGGTACATCTTatgtgcgatgcgctcagTGATCCCCTTTGTCACATTAAACTTGGAGAGCAAGTGCGCAGCAAACAAGTATTGCGGCATCACCAACAACCCCGAGCCGACCGAGTCTACCTTGTTCAGCGTCGTGCGTACAACATCGTGGACTTCGAGCGCCTTGCTTCTGTTGTCGCGCGGCCCGGCCACGGAGTCGACTGCGTACTTGGCGACAAACGTATTCTGGATCGGGCCCGGTGCAATGAGCAGGaagcgcacaagcgcgcgctttttgtCCGTGCCCGGCACTGGCGTCCCCGCCTGGGTTTGGCACTCAAGTGCGACGCTATCCACCAAaaagtgctgcgcggctTTAGTCGCACAATACAcagagcgcgtcggcgcgggcAAAAGACCGGCGATGGAGCCTGTTGCGACCACGACCGGGTCTTTGGACGTTGTCTGCAGCATAGGAATAAGTGCACCAAGCACCAGTGCAGTGCCCTTGAGATTGCTGTCGGACGACTGCTGCACCGTTTGCGCAATCGCGTCCAATCCTATGGCATCGGCCTGCAAGGCTGTCATCTTTTGGTCGTCGGCATTCACGCCGCATGGATCGGCGTTCGCCAAGCCCAGAAGCGGGAGAATCGAAGTGACTCCAAATACGATCTGGAGCGTATCGAggccgtgcatgcgcatATCGATGAACCCTCGCAGCTCCAGCAcatcgcgcggctttgTGCAGTCCGCCACGAAAATATGTACCTGCGCATCAGGGTGTCGCTTTCCTTGCGTTTTCtcaagcgcggcatggcgaACCTCCTcaagcgcttgcaaacGGCGGCCGACAATCACGATTTGGCGGCGCCCTGTTTCGAGATATTGCTGCAAGAATCCAGCACCAAGTCCATCGAGCGACGACGCACCGAGAATAGCGACACGCTCCTCACTTGGGGGCATGTGGCGCAAtcgagcattgcgctgcctgagccagcgcaaggcgaGCCCAATGGCAAAGATCAACAAAAGTGTGCGTGCGAGGGAAATGGTGGAAAAGGTGGGAAACCGCCGGGCAGGTCCACATCGGGCAGGCCCACATCGGGCACGTTACTCGAAGccattttttttttggcgtCGTCCTGTGGCCATGTCCGACAGCACGGCGGAGCGCGGGTTTGTGCCACCTGCCGGTTACAAACGCGCAGAACTGGCAGAGACAAGCATAGGGAAAGATGAGGAATTATGGGTGATTCGAATTCCTGACGAGCTTGACGCGGAGCGGCTCGATGGCACAACAATTCCGCTAAAGTCGCTCGAAAGCAGCAAGCCTGCGACGCTCGCGAGTTTGCGTGTCGCTGACGATACGTACGAGCTGCATATGATGCAAAAGACacgtgcgcatcgcgacGGCGGCACGCAGCTGATCGATATTGccggcacggcgccgaaAAACCAGTATCTCGAGCCGCATTTCTACGATGTGCACCCTGGCGGCGTCGCCGACGATCTCTTCTCGATTGCGGCTATGGTACCAAGTGCGCAGAATACGCTTGCTACAGGTGCGTATTCAGTCTTTGCTCACTACAGCGCTCACACCCGTGCATCGCCGCATGTACATTGCCCTAAAGCCGCCGGCTGGGCGCGTGGTCGGCGTCGAAACGGAGGCAAAGCCACACGAGCCGCACGTTCAGCCTTGGGATTTGCTGACAGGACGGTGCTACCCAGCGGGATCGCTCGCGCAGCCTTCGGCAGACAAGGATACCAAGAAAcagaagaagcgcaagagcggGAAAGAGGAAGAAAAGCCAAAGTctgcgcgcaagaaacaCAAATCGTAGTGGTATATAGCTAACTAATTATGCATCGGAGCtcttgtgctgcgccaatACGTGGGCCCCTATAACTTGTAGGTACCGCGCGACTACTTCATTCATCCATTTCGTCGAGGTCGTCAGTGATAAACTCGTCCTGCGGAATTTCTTGGCCGTCCTCGGTCTCTACAAACTCGCCGTCTGCctcgtcttcgtcttcgtcttcgtcttcgtcttcgTCAACATACTCAATCACAATCAGTCCGTTCACCAGGATGTATGCAATCGGTGCAAGCACTGCCGAGGCAATCCAAAATAGACGGCCGTAACGGAGCGTGGGCGGCAGTGGCCCTTGCGGTGTCTGGGTACGTGGCGAGTCCTTTACGCTGCGCCAATTCCGCATCCAGGTGCGTGGATCCaacgcggcgagcagcggcgtccAGGACAAGGATGCTTGCATCGGCTGCACATCCGTGCGGCACCAAGCCCAGTGCGTACTCGAGCACTGCGCCCATAGAAGCCGATGCATACGTTCGCAGTGTTCGACAAGCGACGCAAATTCCGTGCGCAATTGTTGCGCAAGGAAATCTACGGGTATCGCACGCTCTGTAAGCAAAAGTGGCGCAAGGAGTGAATACAAGCGCACGTCCGCAGAGCTCGGCGTGGCCGCGCCTGCGAGGAATGCATGGCTTTGGAGGATGGCTTGGATCGATGCGAAAATCGTGCGTGCTTTTGTAGCAATCCGCGTGCGCTCCCACGCCTCCTGCATATCACCTTTCAGCTCCGGGCGCAGTCCCACCTGGGGCAGCGCTCCCCGCTGCGCGAGTCCCGCGGCGGTATCccacttgcgcgcctgcgccgcttcttcgcgctccCAACTGCTGCCCCACAAGGCAATGTGCGGGCTTTGCAagcgtgcacgcacagccGCACGAAGACGCCGCGGGGCCGACGACGGGAATACATGCTTTCCAGGCCTTGATAGCAGTGGTGCAGTTACACTGCTAAAGTTGGGCGGCAAGGAAAAGAGGGTATGCAGTATAAGATCGGACAATGTATCATCCATCATTGCATGCActgcctgtgcgcgcgccgcgacaaGCGGAgaggtgcgcagcgatgaATCCAATGGTGAATGATCGCGCAAGTACGCGCGCATATCGTCTGGGCTCGTGGCAAGTACGTCGGTCGTCCATTTTTGGTGATTTACCTCTGCCACGGCATACAACGCCGGGACAGTGTCCGGCGCGGGCCATGCGCGGGGCACTATAGAATAAAGAGGATGTGTGTCTCCGTAAGCAAGTTGCACCAATGCGAGAGCATAGAGTGACGTAGGGTCCACGCTAGGCAGTGCCTCTGCGTCGCCCCATACAGCGATTGCCAGCGCTGGTGCGGCCATGGTGGAGAATAATAAAACATGGTTGGGAAATATGCACGCGTaatccgcgcgcagtgcatgcgCCAAGCCTAGGCTGTGCAGTAAGGAATTAAACAGGTACACAGCCGCTTCCACCATGGCACAAAGTACCGCACATCACAAGCAGTCTTTCTTGCCCGACACGGCTGCGAGTGACTGCATGCCGCGAGATGTGGATGCacgccagctgcgcgcgctgagcgaAGAGGATGCGGAGCCAGCGGTGCGACATTTGTATATCGACTGGCCGTCGGCGTCGATAAAAGGCACTTTTACGATCGGTGCCAATGTCCCCGACATGAGCCCGCCGCTGTACGATCTGCCGAAACCGGATGTGGTGCAGCAGAatgcagcgagcgccgtATTTCACTCGCGGTCCAGTCCTGTGAATG
This region of Malassezia vespertilionis chromosome 9, complete sequence genomic DNA includes:
- a CDS encoding uncharacterized protein (EggNog:ENOG503Q53K; COG:Q); its protein translation is MPPSEERVAILGASSLDGLGAGFLQQYLETGRRQIVIVGRRLQALEEVRHAALEKTQGKRHPDAQVHIFVADCTKPRDVLELRGFIDMRMHGLDTLQIVFGVTSILPLLGLANADPCGVNADDQKMTALQADAIGLDAIAQTVQQSSDSNLKGTALVLGALIPMLQTTSKDPVVVATGSIAGLLPAPTRSVYCATKAAQHFLVDSVALECQTQAGTPVPGTDKKRALVRFLLIAPGPIQNTFVAKYAVDSVAGPRDNRSKALEVHDVVRTTLNKVDSVGSGLLVMPQYLFAAHLLSKFNVTKGITERIAHKMYRY
- a CDS encoding carboxy-cis,cis-muconate cyclase (TransMembrane:1 (n3-11c16/17o361-383i); EggNog:ENOG503P3Y6; COG:S) is translated as MAAPALAIAVWGDAEALPSVDPTSLYALALVQLAYGDTHPLYSIVPRAWPAPDTVPALYAVAEVNHQKWTTDVLATSPDDMRAYLRDHSPLDSSLRTSPLVAARAQAVHAMMDDTLSDLILHTLFSLPPNFSSVTAPLLSRPGKHVFPSSAPRRLRAAVRARLQSPHIALWGSSWEREEAAQARKWDTAAGLAQRGALPQVGLRPELKGDMQEAWERTRIATKARTIFASIQAILQSHAFLAGAATPSSADVRLYSLLAPLLLTERAIPVDFLAQQLRTEFASLVEHCERMHRLLWAQCSSTHWAWCRTDVQPMQASLSWTPLLAALDPRTWMRNWRSVKDSPRTQTPQGPLPPTLRYGRLFWIASAVLAPIAYILVNGLIVIEYVDEDEDEDEDEDEADGEFVETEDGQEIPQDEFITDDLDEMDE
- a CDS encoding uncharacterized protein (EggNog:ENOG503PJTR), translating into MAQSTAHHKQSFLPDTAASDCMPRDVDARQLRALSEEDAEPAVRHLYIDWPSASIKGTFTIGANVPDMSPPLYDLPKPDVVQQNAASAVFHSRSSPVNVVVNVLHGAPTLDAPPFNDALRKSVFVKARSVRNSACVHVPIYVGRRPLHIRCSSTTGNGAYNPR